From Styela clava chromosome 6, kaStyClav1.hap1.2, whole genome shotgun sequence, one genomic window encodes:
- the LOC120331895 gene encoding trans-L-3-hydroxyproline dehydratase-like isoform X1, which produces MRVTTCEMHTCGEPLRIVETGLPDIIGNTILDKVAFIRENCDDIRKFLMHEPRGHHDMFGTLRVEPDLPSADAAFVFMNNEGYTTMCGHAIIALGRYCVDNGIVEAEEPETLVNIQCPCGLIPTYVSSNKERSGRVRFHSVPSFVLQMDVSVRVPKIGVITVDISYGGAFYAFVSTDALGLTSKAADALTAVEVGQAVTNAIKKLIKIKHPENEDLGFLAGTIIVDRTGLDTKNLVRQMAVFADHELDRSPCGSGTAAHIALLHAKGLLGVNCEKTFQSIVNDSKFVGRVIRKATCGLFDAVIAEVGGNAYYTGRSLFTSEDEDPLMTGFTSRPRMTAHTIET; this is translated from the exons ATGCGTGTTACGACCTGTGAAATGCACACATGCGGGGAGCCGCTAAGAATAGTAGAAACTGGACTTCCAGATATCATTGGAAATACTATCTTGGATAAAGTCGCTTTCATACGTGAAAACTGTGATGACATCAGAAA atttctGATGCACGAGCCTCGTGGACATCATGATATGTTTGGGACATTAAGAGTTGAGCCTGACTTACCGAGTGCAGACGCAGCATTTGTATTTATGAACAATGAAGGGTATACTACAATGTGCGGGCATGCCATCATCGCCCTGGGAAG atACTGTGTTGATAATGGTATAGTGGAGGCAGAAGAACCGGAAACTTTGGTCAATATTCAATGTCCGTGCGGGCTTATTCCAACCTATGTTTCGTCCAATAAAGAACGATCTGGTAGAGTGCGGTTTCACAGTGTTCCATCATTTGTTTTGCAAATGG ATGTCAGCGTCCGTGTACCAAAGATTGGTGTTATTACTGTAGACATATCTTATGGAGGAGCATTCTACGCATTCGTATCCACCGATGCACTCGGTTTGACGAGCAAAGCTGCCGATGCATTGACAGCAGTAGAAGTTGGACAAGCTGTAACAAATGCCATTAAAAAACTG ATAAAGATAAAACATCCAGAAAATGAAGACCTTGGATTCTTAGCTGGCACAATAATAGTCGATAGAACGGGACTTGATACAAAAAATTTAGTTCGGCAAATGGCAGTGTTCGCCGATCATGAGTTGGATAGAAGCCCATGTGGCTCAGGAACAGCAGCTCACATTGCTCTGCTACATGCGAAGGGTCTGCTAGGTGTTAAttgtgaaaaaacatttcaGAGTATTGTCAATGATTCAAA ATTTGTTGGCAGAGTTATCAGAAAAGCCACATGCGGTCTCTTTGACGCTGTAATAGCAGAAGTGGGTGGAAATGCATACTACACTGGTAGAAGCTTATTTACGTCAGAAGATGAAGACCCCTTAATGACTGGGTTTACTTCCAGACCCCGGATGACTGCACACACAATTGAAACATAG
- the LOC120331895 gene encoding trans-L-3-hydroxyproline dehydratase-like isoform X2 — translation MRVTTCEMHTCGEPLRIVETGLPDIIGNTILDKVAFIRENCDDIRKYCVDNGIVEAEEPETLVNIQCPCGLIPTYVSSNKERSGRVRFHSVPSFVLQMDVSVRVPKIGVITVDISYGGAFYAFVSTDALGLTSKAADALTAVEVGQAVTNAIKKLIKIKHPENEDLGFLAGTIIVDRTGLDTKNLVRQMAVFADHELDRSPCGSGTAAHIALLHAKGLLGVNCEKTFQSIVNDSKFVGRVIRKATCGLFDAVIAEVGGNAYYTGRSLFTSEDEDPLMTGFTSRPRMTAHTIET, via the exons ATGCGTGTTACGACCTGTGAAATGCACACATGCGGGGAGCCGCTAAGAATAGTAGAAACTGGACTTCCAGATATCATTGGAAATACTATCTTGGATAAAGTCGCTTTCATACGTGAAAACTGTGATGACATCAGAAA atACTGTGTTGATAATGGTATAGTGGAGGCAGAAGAACCGGAAACTTTGGTCAATATTCAATGTCCGTGCGGGCTTATTCCAACCTATGTTTCGTCCAATAAAGAACGATCTGGTAGAGTGCGGTTTCACAGTGTTCCATCATTTGTTTTGCAAATGG ATGTCAGCGTCCGTGTACCAAAGATTGGTGTTATTACTGTAGACATATCTTATGGAGGAGCATTCTACGCATTCGTATCCACCGATGCACTCGGTTTGACGAGCAAAGCTGCCGATGCATTGACAGCAGTAGAAGTTGGACAAGCTGTAACAAATGCCATTAAAAAACTG ATAAAGATAAAACATCCAGAAAATGAAGACCTTGGATTCTTAGCTGGCACAATAATAGTCGATAGAACGGGACTTGATACAAAAAATTTAGTTCGGCAAATGGCAGTGTTCGCCGATCATGAGTTGGATAGAAGCCCATGTGGCTCAGGAACAGCAGCTCACATTGCTCTGCTACATGCGAAGGGTCTGCTAGGTGTTAAttgtgaaaaaacatttcaGAGTATTGTCAATGATTCAAA ATTTGTTGGCAGAGTTATCAGAAAAGCCACATGCGGTCTCTTTGACGCTGTAATAGCAGAAGTGGGTGGAAATGCATACTACACTGGTAGAAGCTTATTTACGTCAGAAGATGAAGACCCCTTAATGACTGGGTTTACTTCCAGACCCCGGATGACTGCACACACAATTGAAACATAG
- the LOC120331945 gene encoding protein unc-93 homolog A-like, with protein MAEKVENRSGTVRKVWKCFFLYSFGVFLQYAAYGSLLNLQSSINIIDGLGTYCASIINITAVLFTLFCVPSLLRRFGAKKCFCWCECTYILYTVANMYPTYYTMVPASFLVGIGDSTLWSCMPLLNSYFATKYSAFSGNGQQSKNESRFSGYFYSIVLGAKIPGNIITYIVLYAFNTKSENPVTLYANNITFNVSNEDIISLNDFEHCGANDCQDAVIVRNTLEQYVPANRLSIYILMGILTMLCVMAVVIHFVFIPETGDYGVSRRTSKMQKSDGIDDQKFATEAIIVSDQSYVSFAFTTVKDIGRQVVDFKQILVTLIFIYHGMTYGYITSEITRSYTTCAFGVAMVPVHSVFYGIGGGVVCYLMGKLGKQISRDWFFVIATLTDMSIYIYGLLWSSATFSSHWCLVPMYFLFGGTQGIWMSNGHVVQVNYFRDRLDVACPVWNIYYMLGIAIQFAWSTRLCVRTKIFIQMGVLIMSMIGYVMAETLHRRQLRRNKESEVAVE; from the exons ATGGCagagaaagttgaaaaccgtaGCGGGACTGTTCGCAAAGTTTGGAAGTGTTTCTTCCTGTATTCCTTCGGTGTTTTCCTACAATATGCCGCTTACGGATCTTTGCTGAATCTTCAATCAAGCATCAATATCATCGATGGTCTGG GAACTTATTGTGCATCCATAATCAATATAACGGCTGTTCTGTTCACGTTATTTTGCGTTCCTTCTTTACTTCGAAGATTTGGTGCAAAGAAATGTTTTTGTTGGTGCGAGTGTACTTACATATTATACACGGTAGCAAATATGTATCCCA CCTATTACACAATGGTGCCGGCATCTTTTCTGGTTGGTATCGGAGATTCAACATTATGGAGTTGTATGCCTCTGCTAAACTCATATTTTGCTACAAAATATTCTGCATTTTCTGGAAATGGCCAACAGTCAAAAAACGAGTCTAGATTTTCTGGGTATTTTTATTCCATCGTTCTGGGGGCGAAG ATTCCGGGGAATATCATAACATACATTGTTTTGTATGCTTTCaacacaaaatcagaaaatcCAGTAACTTTATATGCCAACAACATCACATTTAATGTCTCAAACGAAGATATAATCAGCCTAAACGACTTTGAACACTGTGGAGCAAATGATTGTCAAGATGCTGTGATCGTAAGAAATACACTGGAGCAGTACGTACCAGCGAATAGATTGTCCATTTACATTTTAATGGGAATTTTGACTATGTTATGCGTGATGGCAGTTGTCATACACTTTGTTTTTATTCCTGAAACCGGCGATTACGGCGTGTCACGCCGAACTTCAAAGATGCAAAAATCTGATGGGATCGACGACCAGAAATTTGCAACCGAAGCAATCATAGTCTCG gACCAAAGTTATGTATCTTTCGCGTTTACCACTGTGAAAGATATCGGAAGACAAGTTGTGGATTTCAAGCAAATATTGGTAACACTCATCTTCATCTACCACGGGATGACATACGGATATATTACATCGGAAATAACAAGATCATATACTACGTGTGCTTTTGGAGTGGCCATG GTGCCAGTTCACTCTGTTTTCTATGGTATCGGAGGGGGTGTAGTTTGCTATCTAATGGGAAAACTAGGGAAACAAATTTCTCGTGATTGGTTTTTCGTCATTGCTACGTTGACTGATATGAGCATATACATCTACGGGTTACTATGGTCTTCAGCTACATTTTCGTCACACTGGTGTTTGGTTCCAATGTACTTTCTATTTGGAGGAACACAGGGAATATGGATGTCTAACGGTCATG TGGTACAAGTAAATTACTTCCGCGATCGGCTGGATGTCGCCTGTCCTGTTTGGAATATTTACTATATGCTTGGCATTGCCATTCAATTTGCCTGGAGCACAAGACTATGCGTACGAACAAAAATCTTTATTCAGATGGGGGTGCTGATTATGAGCATGATTGGATACG TTATGGCGGAAACTTTGCATCGAAGACAATTGCGAAGAAATAAGGAAAGTGAGGTGGCTGTTGAATAG